One stretch of Pirellulales bacterium DNA includes these proteins:
- a CDS encoding Rne/Rng family ribonuclease — protein sequence MKQEMLINVSQPEECRIAIVEDGLLEELYIERASADNYVGNIYKGRVVNLEPSIQAAFVDFGVGRNGFLHISDIEPQYFRQGGYDPHTPLEAPGSRNGGGRVAPDEHGADVDLLDDDLDGEPPARNRQRRMRPGLRPRVKPPIQNILRRGDEVLVQVIKEGIGTKGPTLSTYISIPGRYLVLMPALGRVGVSRKIEDDDVRRKLRDTMLELNPPKGLGFIVRTAGIDRTKKELSRDLAYLLRLWKVIVRRVRKYPAPIDIYEESDMIIRTIRDVFTSDVDSIYIDEPTAYERAKEFLQIVMPRYVNRLQLYEGREPLFHKYGIEDEIARIQQRKVPLQQGGSIVIDQTEALVAIDVNSGNFRADDSAEETAYQMNLLAAREIARQLRLRDLGGVIVNDFIDMRKERHRRGVERALREAVRRDRARTKILRTSPFGLIEMTRQRIRPSLKRSVYKECPECLGTGVVKTAESMAIEVVRLLMLASHQEDIERLAVTVSEEVATYLNNRKRRELARLEDEGSMSIQVFGRENVSPEYIHLECLDGTGREVKFAHAPHEPAPTARR from the coding sequence ATGAAGCAGGAAATGTTGATCAACGTATCGCAGCCGGAAGAATGCCGGATCGCGATCGTCGAAGATGGACTGCTCGAAGAGCTCTACATCGAACGCGCCAGCGCCGACAACTACGTCGGCAACATCTACAAAGGCCGCGTCGTCAATCTCGAACCCAGCATTCAGGCCGCCTTCGTCGACTTTGGCGTCGGCCGCAACGGCTTCTTGCACATCAGCGATATCGAGCCGCAGTACTTCCGCCAAGGCGGCTACGATCCCCACACCCCGCTCGAAGCCCCCGGCTCGCGCAATGGCGGCGGCCGCGTTGCCCCCGACGAACATGGCGCCGACGTCGACCTGCTCGACGACGACCTCGACGGCGAACCCCCGGCCCGCAACCGCCAGCGCCGCATGCGCCCCGGGCTGCGTCCCCGCGTCAAGCCGCCCATCCAGAACATCCTCCGCCGCGGCGACGAGGTCCTCGTCCAGGTCATCAAGGAGGGCATCGGCACCAAGGGCCCCACGCTCTCGACCTACATCAGCATCCCAGGCCGTTACCTGGTGTTGATGCCGGCCCTCGGCCGCGTCGGCGTCTCGCGCAAGATCGAAGACGACGACGTCCGCCGCAAGCTGCGCGACACGATGCTCGAACTCAACCCGCCCAAGGGCCTCGGCTTCATCGTCCGCACCGCCGGCATCGACCGGACCAAGAAAGAGCTTTCCCGCGATTTGGCCTACCTGCTGCGGCTTTGGAAGGTGATCGTGCGCCGCGTGCGGAAATATCCCGCGCCGATCGACATCTACGAAGAAAGCGACATGATCATCCGCACGATCCGCGACGTCTTCACCTCGGACGTCGACTCGATCTACATCGACGAGCCCACGGCCTACGAACGGGCCAAGGAGTTCCTGCAGATCGTCATGCCGCGCTACGTCAACCGTCTACAGCTCTACGAAGGCCGCGAGCCGTTGTTCCACAAGTACGGCATCGAGGATGAAATCGCCCGCATCCAGCAACGCAAGGTGCCGTTGCAGCAAGGCGGCTCGATCGTCATCGATCAGACCGAGGCCCTCGTCGCCATCGACGTCAACAGCGGCAACTTCCGCGCCGATGATTCGGCCGAGGAAACCGCCTATCAAATGAACCTCCTGGCCGCTCGCGAAATCGCCCGCCAACTGCGCTTGCGCGATCTCGGCGGCGTGATCGTCAACGACTTCATCGACATGCGCAAAGAACGCCACCGTCGCGGCGTCGAGCGCGCCCTGCGCGAGGCCGTCCGCCGCGATCGGGCCCGTACCAAGATCCTCCGCACCAGCCCCTTCGGGCTGATCGAGATGACCCGGCAGCGGATCCGCCCGAGCCTCAAGCGCAGCGTCTACAAGGAATGCCCCGAATGCCTGGGCACCGGCGTCGTCAAGACGGCCGAGAGCATGGCCATCGAGGTCGTCCGCCTGCTGATGCTCGCTTCGCACCAGGAGGACATCGAGCGCTTGGCCGTGACCGTCTCCGAAGAGGTGGCCACCTACCTCAACAATCGCAAGCGCCGCGAGCTGGCCCGGCTCGAGGACGAAGGCAGCATGAGCATCCAGGTGTTCGGCCGCGAAAACGTCTCGCCCGAATACATCCACCTGGAATGCCTCGACGGCACCGGCCGCGAGGTCAAATTCGCCCACGCCCCCCACGAACCGGCCCCCACGGCCCGGCGATAA
- the rplU gene encoding 50S ribosomal protein L21, translated as MYAIVDDRGTQIKVEEGQELVIDYLDAAVGSELAFDRVLLVGNDQATQIGTPAVPGAKVTAEVVGVVQGPKLVVQKARRRKNMRRKNGHRQIFSKVRVKAISAG; from the coding sequence ATGTACGCGATCGTCGACGACCGGGGAACGCAGATCAAAGTCGAGGAAGGCCAGGAACTGGTCATCGATTACCTCGACGCCGCCGTCGGCAGCGAACTGGCCTTCGACCGTGTGCTGCTGGTCGGCAACGATCAGGCCACGCAGATCGGTACCCCGGCCGTCCCCGGCGCCAAGGTGACCGCCGAGGTGGTCGGCGTCGTCCAGGGCCCCAAGCTGGTCGTCCAGAAGGCCCGTCGCCGCAAAAACATGCGCCGCAAGAATGGCCACCGGCAGATCTTCTCCAAGGTCCGGGTCAAAGCCATCTCGGCCGGCTGA
- a CDS encoding alpha/beta fold hydrolase, with protein MRARLKRIALFLLATVLIVYGLLRWAVELPGPSGPHAVGEASLVVADTARTDPWSGHTSRELLLEVFYPAASSGPRAAWFPQLGHVAHNFEGPDGYLVRLLPRFLSAHSSLDAPAAATKAPWPVVLFSPGAGTPIFCYRTFLEDLASRGYVVVAVEPTHEGVGQVFPDGVVREPLSNRYEPQTPDRAQADAFFRRRIDVRAADLAFVVRALEARAAAASADPWNGQLRLDRCVAFGHSLGGIAAVEAARRDSRIVAAVNLDGHFLDAPCLPDESPTAPRAAMLVIEDLPPGLDPPDPAEWKKTRVESVEQWRQRQSDIDGLLSRVFGRHERLQLAPGRHSDFSDEPFYYPRWRPASSDPALQRLAKLRNALTDFFARSLGESSTVVDPGFRALPAEPLDREVSSKQHLAP; from the coding sequence ATGCGAGCTCGCCTCAAGCGAATTGCGCTCTTCCTCCTGGCCACGGTGCTGATCGTCTATGGCCTGCTGCGCTGGGCCGTCGAGCTGCCCGGCCCCAGCGGTCCGCACGCCGTCGGCGAAGCCTCGCTGGTCGTCGCCGACACCGCCCGAACTGATCCCTGGAGCGGTCACACCTCGCGCGAGCTGCTGCTCGAGGTGTTCTATCCCGCAGCTTCGTCGGGACCGAGGGCAGCCTGGTTTCCCCAGCTCGGCCACGTGGCCCACAATTTCGAGGGCCCCGACGGCTACCTGGTGCGTTTGCTGCCGCGGTTTCTCTCCGCGCACAGTTCGCTCGACGCCCCCGCGGCGGCGACTAAGGCTCCCTGGCCCGTCGTGCTGTTCTCGCCCGGCGCGGGCACACCCATCTTTTGCTACCGCACGTTTCTCGAAGACCTGGCCAGTCGCGGTTACGTCGTCGTCGCCGTCGAGCCGACCCACGAGGGCGTTGGCCAGGTGTTTCCCGACGGCGTGGTGCGCGAACCGCTGTCGAATCGCTACGAGCCGCAAACGCCAGACCGCGCTCAGGCCGATGCGTTCTTTCGCCGGCGCATCGACGTGCGTGCCGCCGATCTCGCGTTCGTCGTGCGCGCGCTCGAGGCTCGCGCTGCGGCCGCCTCTGCGGACCCGTGGAACGGCCAGCTCCGGCTCGATCGCTGTGTCGCGTTTGGCCATTCGCTGGGGGGCATCGCCGCGGTCGAGGCGGCCCGTCGCGACAGCCGCATCGTCGCCGCGGTCAACCTCGACGGCCACTTCCTCGACGCCCCTTGTCTGCCCGACGAATCGCCGACGGCCCCGCGCGCGGCCATGCTGGTCATCGAAGACCTGCCCCCTGGTCTCGACCCTCCCGATCCGGCCGAGTGGAAAAAAACACGCGTCGAATCGGTCGAGCAATGGCGCCAGCGCCAATCCGACATCGACGGTCTGCTGAGCCGCGTCTTCGGCCGCCACGAACGGTTGCAACTCGCCCCGGGCCGCCACTCCGACTTCAGCGACGAGCCGTTCTACTACCCGCGCTGGCGTCCCGCTTCGTCCGATCCGGCCCTGCAGCGACTGGCCAAGCTTCGCAACGCCCTGACCGATTTTTTCGCTCGCTCGCTCGGCGAGTCGTCCACGGTCGTTGATCCCGGGTTTCGGGCCCTTCCCGCCGAGCCGCTCGATCGCGAGGTCTCCTCGAAACAGCATCTCGCCCCCTGA